The following proteins come from a genomic window of Mycolicibacterium rufum:
- a CDS encoding phytoene/squalene synthase family protein, with amino-acid sequence MIHTELDAAGVRDPSLREAYRQCRTLNARYGKTFFLATRLLAPRQRPAVHALYGFARFADDILDDLDDPRTVDQRADQLQQLSTRLFNALVEKQPCGDDPVLTAVVHTARKYDIGWDLFDDFLASMRMDLEVTDYPDRAALEKYMYGSAEVIGLQMLPVLGTVVPREQAAPYAAALGTAFQLTNFLRDVDEDLHRGRVYLPADELAAHGVDRDLLRWCQANRRTDHRVRAALAEQHVRTREVYEKAKPGIAMLAPASRPCVAAASTLYSEILDRIEASDFEIFGRRATVGTPRRAVVAAAGLGKSWAARIRHGSV; translated from the coding sequence ATGATCCACACCGAGCTCGACGCCGCCGGTGTCCGGGACCCGTCGCTGCGGGAGGCCTACCGGCAGTGCAGGACGCTCAACGCCCGCTACGGCAAGACGTTCTTCCTGGCCACCCGCCTGCTGGCGCCGCGGCAGCGGCCGGCGGTGCACGCGCTCTACGGGTTCGCGCGCTTCGCCGACGACATCCTCGACGACCTCGACGACCCGCGCACCGTCGACCAGCGCGCCGACCAGCTCCAGCAGCTGTCCACCCGGTTGTTCAACGCGCTGGTCGAGAAGCAGCCGTGCGGGGACGACCCGGTGCTGACCGCGGTGGTGCACACCGCCCGCAAGTACGACATCGGCTGGGACCTGTTCGACGACTTCCTGGCGTCGATGCGGATGGACCTCGAGGTGACCGACTACCCGGACCGGGCTGCACTGGAGAAGTACATGTACGGGTCAGCGGAGGTGATCGGGCTGCAGATGCTGCCCGTGCTGGGCACCGTTGTCCCGCGGGAGCAGGCCGCGCCCTACGCCGCGGCGCTGGGCACGGCGTTCCAGCTCACCAACTTCCTCCGCGACGTCGACGAGGATCTGCACCGCGGCCGGGTGTACCTGCCCGCCGACGAGCTCGCGGCCCACGGCGTGGACCGCGACCTGCTGCGCTGGTGCCAGGCCAACCGCCGCACCGATCACCGGGTGCGCGCCGCGCTGGCCGAGCAGCACGTCCGCACCCGCGAGGTGTACGAGAAGGCCAAGCCCGGGATCGCGATGCTGGCGCCGGCGTCGCGGCCGTGTGTGGCTGCCGCGTCGACGCTGTACTCGGAGATCCTCGACCGCATCGAGGCGAGCGACTTCGAGATCTTCGGCAGGCGTGCCACCGTCGGCACACCGCGCCGCGCGGTCGTCGCGGCCGCGGGGCTCGGCAAGTCGTGGGCGGCACGCATCCGGCACGGGAGCGTGTGA
- a CDS encoding CGNR zinc finger domain-containing protein: MELYATTAGDEALLLDLLNTTPVIDGTATDLLRDLATAAAWLTDHDVAATEDELTGLVAARQVLQAVVRGDRTPAALAPFLDRVRLRPVATDHGVDWRLTESTGATRAVLAWDGLRITSPGRLRPCANDECRLFLIDRSKPNTARWCSMAICGNRMKARRHYRRTHPD, from the coding sequence ATGGAGCTGTACGCAACCACCGCGGGCGACGAGGCGCTGCTGCTCGACCTGCTCAACACCACCCCCGTCATCGACGGCACCGCCACCGACCTGCTCCGCGATCTCGCCACCGCCGCGGCCTGGCTCACCGACCACGACGTCGCCGCCACCGAGGACGAACTCACCGGGCTGGTGGCGGCGCGCCAGGTGCTGCAGGCCGTCGTCCGCGGCGACCGGACCCCGGCCGCCCTGGCGCCCTTCCTCGACCGCGTCCGACTGCGTCCCGTCGCCACCGACCACGGCGTCGACTGGCGCCTCACCGAGTCCACCGGCGCCACCCGCGCCGTCCTCGCCTGGGATGGGCTACGCATCACCAGCCCCGGACGCCTGCGCCCCTGCGCCAACGACGAATGCCGGCTGTTCCTGATCGACCGCAGCAAGCCGAACACCGCGCGATGGTGCTCGATGGCGATCTGCGGCAACCGGATGAAGGCACGCCGCCACTACCGGCGCACCCACCCGGACTGA
- the idi gene encoding isopentenyl-diphosphate Delta-isomerase: protein MASANTAELVVLVDEEGRPIGSADKVQVHHESTPLHLAFSCYLFDHAGNVLLTRRALHKRTFAGIWTNSCCGHPAPDESITDAVHRRVREELGVGIADLECVLPDFRYYAVAADGVVENELCPVFRGRVEGPVRADAAEVVDYEWVPWEQACTAARLGWAISPWAAEQIPLLEAAGVGQRT from the coding sequence ATGGCGTCTGCGAACACCGCTGAACTGGTCGTCCTGGTCGACGAGGAGGGCCGACCGATCGGCTCGGCCGACAAGGTCCAGGTCCACCACGAGTCCACCCCGCTGCACCTGGCGTTCTCCTGCTACCTGTTCGACCACGCGGGCAACGTGCTGCTGACCAGGCGCGCCCTGCACAAGCGCACGTTCGCGGGAATCTGGACCAATTCCTGCTGCGGCCACCCCGCGCCGGACGAGTCGATCACCGACGCCGTGCACCGGCGGGTCCGCGAGGAACTCGGTGTCGGCATCGCCGACCTCGAGTGCGTGCTGCCCGACTTCCGCTACTACGCGGTGGCCGCCGACGGCGTCGTGGAGAACGAACTGTGCCCGGTGTTCCGCGGCCGCGTCGAGGGCCCGGTGCGCGCCGACGCGGCCGAGGTCGTGGACTACGAGTGGGTGCCGTGGGAGCAGGCCTGCACGGCGGCCCGCCTGGGGTGGGCGATCAGCCCCTGGGCGGCCGAACAGATCCCGCTGCTCGAGGCGGCCGGCGTCGGACAACGCACCTAG
- a CDS encoding AI-2E family transporter, which translates to MQDNAGDVTRRGPVYSAHLRSAATVAVQFVAVAAALWVLSWVVGKTWVVILPVVLALIVCTVLWPPVRWLRGRGVPPAVAVLLVLTAAVLVVGGLLAAVAPAIVDQAAELAEQATAGVVQVRDWLDGPPLNISDAQLNSAVDAINDTLNSSSAKIASGLFTGVGAATSALVTFFTAVVVAFFLLKDGPNFLPWLRRTVGLPAAPHVATILERVWATLGGFIRTQALVSLIDAVLIGIGLVILGVPLAYALAILTFIGGFVPIVGAFVAGGLAVLIALVANGPVNALIVLAIIVAVQQLEGNVLQPWLQAKSMKLHAVIVLLAVTLGASTFGVVGAFLAVPVAAAVAVVLRYYDEQVAELSALD; encoded by the coding sequence ATGCAGGACAACGCAGGAGACGTCACGCGCCGAGGGCCGGTCTACAGCGCACACCTGCGGTCGGCGGCGACCGTGGCGGTGCAGTTCGTCGCCGTCGCCGCGGCCCTGTGGGTGCTGTCCTGGGTGGTGGGCAAGACGTGGGTGGTCATCCTGCCGGTGGTGCTGGCGCTGATCGTGTGCACGGTGCTGTGGCCGCCGGTGCGCTGGCTGCGCGGCCGGGGTGTTCCGCCGGCGGTCGCGGTCCTGCTCGTGTTGACCGCCGCGGTGCTCGTCGTGGGCGGCCTGCTCGCCGCGGTCGCGCCCGCGATCGTCGATCAGGCCGCCGAGCTTGCCGAGCAGGCCACCGCCGGTGTGGTGCAGGTTCGGGACTGGCTGGACGGTCCGCCGCTGAACATCAGTGACGCGCAACTGAATTCGGCAGTCGACGCCATCAACGACACGCTGAACTCCAGCAGCGCCAAGATCGCCTCGGGGCTGTTCACCGGTGTCGGCGCGGCCACGTCGGCACTGGTGACGTTCTTCACCGCGGTGGTCGTGGCGTTCTTCCTGCTCAAGGATGGGCCGAACTTCCTGCCATGGCTGCGACGCACGGTCGGCCTGCCCGCCGCGCCGCACGTCGCGACGATCCTCGAACGGGTGTGGGCCACCCTGGGCGGGTTCATCCGCACGCAGGCGCTGGTCAGCCTGATCGACGCGGTGCTGATCGGGATCGGGCTGGTGATCCTGGGCGTGCCGCTGGCCTACGCGCTGGCGATCCTGACGTTCATCGGTGGCTTCGTGCCGATCGTCGGCGCGTTCGTCGCCGGCGGGCTGGCGGTGCTGATCGCGCTGGTCGCCAATGGCCCGGTGAACGCCCTGATCGTGCTGGCGATCATCGTGGCGGTGCAGCAACTCGAGGGCAATGTGCTGCAGCCGTGGCTGCAGGCGAAGTCGATGAAGCTGCACGCCGTCATCGTGCTGCTGGCGGTGACGCTGGGCGCCTCCACGTTCGGGGTGGTCGGCGCGTTCCTCGCCGTGCCCGTCGCCGCCGCCGTCGCGGTCGTCCTGCGGTACTACGACGAGCAGGTGGCCGAGCTCAGCGCGCTGGACTAG
- a CDS encoding magnesium transporter, producing the protein MRDLTVSLADPSPLPLIDRVLIRPSHAPDLLVAWSAVAAVQQGTLSLAGDAAGFAIGALSDALDDDEILLGRDVLDTQVVDIAEQRLARVADVVLARTPDGHVEVVGVEVGFGAVLRRLGLGRLAARAGQDAVAWSDLHLTSERGHAVQLATPRSAVHHLDARALATLVSRLDTDAATEVLVAREPHAAAEVLRAGPESVGERVLRALPGTAAEQIVAAMPAEHASRWRRRLARPRARRFLRSHVWPRRT; encoded by the coding sequence GTGCGCGACCTGACCGTCAGCCTGGCGGATCCGAGCCCGCTGCCGCTGATCGACCGGGTACTGATCCGGCCATCACACGCCCCCGATCTGCTGGTGGCGTGGTCGGCGGTGGCGGCGGTGCAGCAGGGCACGCTGTCGCTCGCGGGAGATGCCGCCGGCTTCGCGATCGGCGCGCTGAGCGACGCGCTCGACGACGACGAGATCCTGCTGGGCCGCGACGTCCTCGACACCCAGGTGGTCGACATCGCCGAGCAGCGGCTGGCCCGGGTCGCCGACGTGGTGCTCGCCCGCACCCCCGACGGGCACGTGGAGGTCGTCGGCGTCGAGGTCGGCTTCGGCGCGGTGCTGCGCCGGCTGGGTCTGGGCCGGTTGGCCGCGCGTGCCGGTCAGGACGCGGTCGCATGGAGCGATCTGCACCTGACCTCCGAACGCGGCCACGCGGTGCAGCTCGCCACGCCGCGCTCCGCGGTGCACCACCTCGACGCCCGCGCGCTGGCCACGCTGGTGAGCCGGCTCGACACCGACGCGGCGACCGAGGTGCTCGTCGCCCGGGAGCCGCACGCGGCCGCCGAGGTGCTACGGGCGGGCCCTGAGTCCGTCGGCGAGCGCGTGCTGCGGGCGCTGCCCGGCACCGCCGCCGAGCAGATCGTCGCCGCGATGCCGGCCGAGCACGCCAGCCGGTGGCGCCGCCGGCTGGCCCGCCCGCGAGCCCGACGGTTCCTGCGGTCACACGTCTGGCCGCGTCGCACGTGA
- a CDS encoding succinate dehydrogenase iron-sulfur subunit, translated as MSAPVLDKQDTPPVPEGAVMVTLKIARFNPEAPDEAGFQSFRVPCLPSDRLLNLLHYVKWYLDGTLTFRRSCAHGVCGSDAMRINGVNRLACKVLMRDMLPKNPNKQLTITIEPIRGLPVEKDLVVDMEPFFDAYRAIKPYLITSGNQPTRERIQSQTDRARYDDTTKCILCACCTTSCPVYWSEGSYFGPAAIVNAHRFIFDSRDEGAAERLDILNDVDGVWRCRTTFNCTEACPRGIEVTKAIQEVKRALMFAR; from the coding sequence ATGAGTGCACCAGTTCTCGACAAGCAGGACACCCCGCCCGTGCCCGAGGGCGCGGTGATGGTGACCCTGAAGATCGCGCGGTTCAACCCCGAGGCGCCCGACGAGGCGGGGTTCCAGAGCTTCCGGGTGCCGTGCCTGCCGAGCGACCGGCTGCTCAACCTGCTGCACTACGTGAAGTGGTACCTCGACGGCACGCTGACGTTCCGCCGGTCGTGCGCCCACGGGGTGTGCGGGTCGGACGCCATGCGCATCAACGGTGTCAACCGGCTGGCGTGCAAGGTGCTGATGCGCGACATGCTGCCGAAGAACCCGAACAAGCAGCTGACCATCACGATCGAGCCGATCCGCGGCCTGCCGGTGGAGAAGGACCTCGTCGTCGACATGGAGCCGTTCTTCGACGCCTACCGCGCGATCAAGCCGTACCTGATCACATCGGGCAACCAGCCCACCCGTGAGCGCATCCAGAGCCAGACCGACCGCGCCCGCTACGACGACACCACCAAATGCATCCTGTGCGCCTGCTGCACCACCAGCTGCCCGGTGTACTGGAGCGAGGGGTCCTACTTCGGGCCCGCCGCCATCGTCAACGCGCACCGCTTCATCTTCGACAGCCGCGACGAGGGCGCGGCCGAGCGCCTCGACATCCTCAACGACGTCGACGGGGTGTGGCGCTGCCGCACGACGTTCAACTGCACCGAGGCCTGCCCGCGCGGCATCGAGGTGACCAAGGCGATCCAGGAGGTCAAGCGCGCGTTGATGTTCGCGCGCTGA
- a CDS encoding FAD-dependent oxidoreductase, protein MTDRRRQTWPAHTGRSAVNGHGERPRVVVVGAGIAGLAAAAGLAERGVAVDVVERCDYLGGRVGGWTETLSDGSQTGMNRGFHAFFRQYYNLRALLRRADPGLAALTPVEDYPLIDGHGREDTFRGLPQTPPLNALAFALRSPTFRLRDLVRLDAKAAAPLATVSVPETYRLLDDRDAATFLRDINFPDAARHLAFEVFARSFFARPEALSAGELVTMFHIYFLGSSEGLIFDVANANFDVALWNPLRDYLEGRGVRFHTGATVEALTDDGGLAVTTATDTLPADGVVLATDVAGLRRIVGASPWLGDASWRGRIAGMGTAPPFVVLRLWLDRSVRADRAAFVGTGGREPLDNVSVVERYEHEAAQWAARTGGSVVELHAYSVTEPLDTVRTGLIERMHALYPETVHASIVDERLLHRGDCPRFAPGDFAVRAGVRTPDPRIMLAGDGIRIDLPVALMERAATTGWTAANELLGRFGLAGHPLHTVPNRGRSALLRRLATTGGGARR, encoded by the coding sequence ATGACCGACCGCCGCCGTCAGACCTGGCCGGCCCATACCGGGCGCAGCGCGGTCAACGGGCACGGCGAGCGGCCCCGCGTCGTCGTGGTCGGGGCCGGGATCGCGGGCCTCGCCGCGGCCGCCGGACTGGCCGAACGTGGTGTCGCCGTCGACGTCGTCGAGCGCTGTGACTATCTCGGCGGCCGGGTGGGCGGCTGGACCGAGACGCTCTCCGACGGGTCGCAGACGGGGATGAACCGCGGCTTCCACGCGTTCTTCCGCCAGTACTACAACCTGCGGGCGCTGCTGCGGCGCGCGGATCCCGGCCTGGCGGCACTCACCCCGGTCGAGGACTACCCGCTGATCGACGGCCACGGCCGCGAGGACACCTTCCGTGGGCTGCCGCAGACGCCGCCCCTGAACGCGCTGGCGTTCGCGTTGCGCAGCCCCACGTTCCGGCTGCGCGACCTGGTGCGCCTGGACGCCAAGGCCGCCGCACCGCTGGCGACGGTATCGGTGCCCGAGACCTACCGGCTGCTCGACGATCGGGACGCCGCCACCTTCCTGCGGGACATCAACTTCCCCGACGCCGCCCGGCATCTGGCGTTCGAGGTGTTCGCGCGCAGCTTCTTCGCCCGGCCCGAGGCGCTGTCGGCCGGCGAGCTCGTCACGATGTTCCACATCTATTTCCTGGGCTCCAGCGAAGGACTGATCTTCGACGTCGCCAACGCGAATTTCGATGTGGCGCTGTGGAATCCGCTGCGCGACTACCTCGAGGGCCGCGGGGTGCGGTTCCACACCGGCGCCACCGTGGAGGCGCTCACCGACGACGGCGGTCTCGCGGTGACGACAGCGACGGACACACTGCCCGCCGACGGCGTGGTGCTCGCGACCGACGTCGCCGGGTTGCGGCGCATCGTCGGCGCCTCACCCTGGCTGGGGGACGCCTCCTGGCGCGGCCGGATCGCGGGGATGGGCACGGCGCCGCCGTTCGTGGTGCTGCGGCTGTGGCTGGACCGCTCGGTGCGGGCGGACCGGGCGGCGTTCGTGGGCACCGGCGGGCGGGAACCGCTGGACAATGTGAGTGTGGTGGAACGGTACGAACACGAGGCGGCGCAGTGGGCCGCCCGCACCGGCGGGTCGGTCGTCGAACTGCACGCCTACTCGGTGACCGAGCCGCTGGACACGGTCCGCACCGGGCTGATCGAGCGCATGCACGCGCTCTACCCTGAAACGGTGCACGCCTCCATCGTCGACGAGCGGCTGCTGCACCGCGGCGACTGCCCGCGGTTCGCGCCAGGCGACTTTGCCGTCCGTGCGGGCGTCCGTACACCGGATCCGCGAATCATGCTGGCGGGCGACGGTATTCGCATCGATCTGCCCGTGGCGCTGATGGAGCGCGCCGCGACGACGGGCTGGACGGCGGCCAACGAACTGCTGGGCCGCTTCGGGCTGGCCGGACATCCGCTGCACACGGTGCCCAACCGGGGACGTTCGGCGCTGCTGCGGCGGCTGGCCACGACGGGGGGAGGTGCGCGCCGGTGA
- a CDS encoding NRAMP family divalent metal transporter translates to MTRRRGVALGGLLAVVGPGLLAGLSDDDPAGITTYSVLGADHGYQLLWVLLLSTVALVMFHGLAARMGVVTGQGLIGLVRQRYGVRVGGTVLIALVIANIGTTCAEFAGIAAGFELFGISRYISVPATAVIVSMLVLRGSFHRVEHVLLALSTVFLAYIASGVLARPDWGAAARGLVVPSMPMDGATIAIVTATVGTTLAPWGLSFIQSYAVDKKLRTEDLLFERIDVVTGAVLTGVIGFFVVVACAATLHRDGRSITDAADAAVALQPLAGDTAATLFAVGLICAALLAASVLPLSTAYSVCEYAGVEAALDDPFSEARTFYVSFGAVTALGAVAVLIPGAPLVTILVGTQVLNAVLLVPLLIAMIGTGRDRDQMGEFTIGRVATFAYGVTTAVVLVCVAVLAVVSFTG, encoded by the coding sequence GTGACCCGGCGAAGGGGGGTCGCCCTCGGTGGGCTGCTGGCCGTCGTCGGCCCCGGCCTGCTGGCCGGGCTGTCCGACGACGACCCGGCGGGCATCACGACGTATTCGGTGCTCGGCGCCGACCACGGCTACCAGCTGCTGTGGGTACTGCTGCTGTCGACCGTCGCGCTGGTGATGTTCCACGGCCTGGCCGCCCGCATGGGGGTGGTCACCGGGCAGGGCCTGATCGGTCTGGTCCGGCAGCGCTACGGCGTGCGGGTGGGCGGCACGGTGCTGATCGCGCTGGTGATCGCCAACATCGGCACCACCTGTGCCGAATTCGCCGGTATCGCAGCCGGATTCGAGCTGTTCGGGATCAGCCGCTACATCAGCGTGCCGGCCACTGCGGTGATCGTGTCGATGTTGGTGCTGCGCGGCAGTTTTCACCGCGTCGAGCACGTGCTGCTCGCGCTGTCGACGGTGTTCCTGGCCTACATCGCCTCGGGCGTGCTGGCCCGGCCGGACTGGGGCGCCGCGGCGAGAGGCCTGGTGGTGCCGAGCATGCCGATGGACGGGGCGACGATCGCGATCGTGACCGCGACCGTGGGGACGACGCTGGCGCCCTGGGGACTGTCGTTCATCCAGTCGTACGCGGTGGACAAGAAGCTGCGCACCGAAGACCTCCTGTTCGAGCGCATCGACGTGGTGACCGGCGCCGTCCTCACCGGTGTGATCGGCTTCTTCGTCGTGGTGGCCTGCGCCGCGACGCTGCACCGCGACGGCCGCTCGATCACCGACGCGGCCGACGCCGCGGTGGCGCTGCAACCGCTGGCCGGTGACACTGCCGCGACCCTGTTCGCCGTGGGCCTGATCTGCGCGGCGCTGCTGGCGGCCTCGGTGCTGCCGCTGTCGACGGCCTACTCGGTGTGCGAGTACGCCGGCGTCGAGGCGGCGCTCGACGACCCGTTCAGTGAGGCGCGGACGTTCTACGTTTCGTTCGGTGCGGTGACCGCGCTGGGCGCCGTGGCCGTGCTGATCCCGGGTGCGCCGCTGGTGACGATCCTGGTCGGCACGCAGGTGCTCAACGCCGTGCTGCTGGTCCCGCTGCTGATCGCGATGATCGGCACCGGCCGGGACCGGGACCAGATGGGCGAGTTCACGATCGGCCGTGTCGCGACGTTCGCCTACGGTGTCACGACCGCGGTGGTGCTGGTGTGCGTGGCCGTGCTCGCGGTGGTCTCGTTCACCGGGTGA
- a CDS encoding glycosyltransferase, with protein sequence MAVVLAYTSPALGHLFPFCALLTELACRGHQVHVRTLAAGVELTRGLGFAAEPVAAGIEALQSIDPFTDSMMRSVASTVEVLTRRAALEVEDFRTAVRAVEPDLMVLDANCWGAMAAAEAQPRPWAVLSPFVPYLRSPGSPPFGAGAAPMRGPVGRVRDWGIGLVTGPLLDRPLARGMRPVREALGLSPVRSADELLRRAPHLLAATGKPFEYEHTDWGASVSMIGPASFDPPLDRRPAWLDDIDLPVVLVTTSSVRQADEALIRATIEALDGQPVHVVATSPAGDTDAVRRSGNVTFARFVPHSAVLDRAVCVVTHGGMGITQKALARGIPVCAVPFGRDQFEVARRVQVARCGTRLPARRLSVPRLRAAIGAARTMTAGAAAVAAGFAATGGVPRGADIVEQLS encoded by the coding sequence ATGGCGGTAGTGCTGGCCTACACCTCGCCGGCCCTGGGACACCTGTTCCCGTTCTGCGCGCTGCTCACCGAGCTGGCGTGCCGTGGGCACCAGGTGCACGTCCGGACGCTCGCCGCGGGTGTCGAGCTGACCCGCGGGCTGGGCTTCGCCGCCGAGCCCGTCGCTGCCGGGATCGAGGCGTTGCAGAGCATCGACCCGTTCACCGACTCGATGATGCGGTCGGTCGCCAGCACCGTGGAGGTGCTGACCCGGCGCGCCGCGCTGGAGGTGGAGGACTTCCGGACGGCGGTGCGTGCGGTGGAGCCCGACCTGATGGTGCTCGACGCGAACTGCTGGGGCGCGATGGCGGCGGCCGAGGCGCAGCCGCGGCCGTGGGCGGTGCTGTCGCCGTTCGTCCCGTACCTGCGCTCGCCGGGCTCGCCGCCGTTCGGTGCCGGCGCGGCGCCGATGCGGGGTCCGGTGGGCCGGGTGCGGGACTGGGGCATCGGTCTGGTCACCGGGCCGCTGCTGGACCGGCCGCTGGCCCGGGGCATGCGGCCGGTGCGGGAGGCGCTGGGGCTGTCCCCGGTGCGATCGGCCGACGAGCTGCTGCGCAGGGCGCCGCACCTGCTCGCGGCCACCGGAAAGCCGTTCGAGTACGAGCACACCGACTGGGGCGCCTCGGTGTCGATGATCGGTCCGGCGTCCTTCGACCCGCCGCTGGACCGCCGCCCCGCCTGGCTCGACGACATCGACCTGCCGGTGGTGCTGGTGACGACGTCGTCGGTGCGCCAGGCCGACGAGGCGCTGATCCGCGCCACCATCGAGGCGCTCGACGGGCAACCGGTGCACGTGGTCGCGACCAGCCCGGCGGGGGACACCGACGCGGTGCGGCGTAGCGGCAATGTCACGTTCGCGCGCTTCGTGCCGCACTCCGCGGTGCTCGACCGCGCGGTGTGCGTGGTGACCCACGGCGGCATGGGGATCACGCAGAAGGCGCTGGCTCGCGGAATCCCGGTCTGCGCCGTGCCGTTCGGTCGCGATCAGTTCGAGGTGGCCCGGCGGGTGCAGGTCGCGCGGTGCGGCACGCGGCTGCCCGCGCGCCGGCTCAGCGTGCCGCGGCTGCGCGCGGCGATCGGCGCGGCGCGGACGATGACGGCGGGCGCGGCGGCGGTCGCCGCGGGCTTCGCCGCGACGGGCGGTGTGCCCCGCGGCGCCGACATCGTCGAGCAGCTCTCGTGA
- a CDS encoding DUF5914 domain-containing protein, whose translation MSEQTGWRARLSAAWPFEVLPKIDWAAQTPTYADANPALISAALRRAQRKPGGNWFAFAASSSVTTSALGTTVAGRQLVAWRGADGGLLVAPRACPHLGADLATAPVECGTLVCPWHGLRLGERRHGTWKPFPAHDDGVLCWVRLDELADPAGPEGPVAADAPPPMPRPGEPALSAVTRLEGVCEPADVVSNRLDPWHGAWFHPYSFTQLKVLSAPPADDDLPDALDRFVVDVTFRLGRLGVPVIAEFTTPGPRTVSMRIIEGEGQGSVVETHATPLGPGPDGRPRTAVVEAVIAHSDRTHFGKGLVAAPLIRPLMRQAATKLWRDDLAYAERLFELRN comes from the coding sequence GTGAGCGAGCAGACGGGGTGGCGGGCCAGGCTGTCGGCAGCGTGGCCGTTCGAGGTGCTGCCGAAGATCGACTGGGCCGCCCAGACCCCGACCTACGCCGACGCGAACCCGGCGCTGATCTCCGCGGCCCTGCGGCGCGCGCAGCGCAAACCGGGCGGCAACTGGTTCGCGTTCGCAGCGAGCTCGTCGGTCACGACCTCGGCGCTGGGCACGACGGTCGCCGGACGGCAACTGGTGGCGTGGCGCGGCGCCGACGGCGGGCTGCTGGTCGCGCCGCGGGCCTGCCCGCACCTGGGCGCCGACCTCGCGACGGCTCCGGTGGAATGCGGGACGCTGGTGTGCCCGTGGCACGGTCTTCGGCTGGGGGAGCGCAGGCACGGGACGTGGAAACCGTTCCCGGCGCACGACGACGGCGTGCTGTGCTGGGTGCGCCTCGACGAGCTGGCCGACCCCGCGGGCCCGGAAGGTCCTGTCGCCGCCGACGCGCCCCCGCCGATGCCGCGCCCCGGCGAGCCGGCGCTGTCGGCGGTGACCCGGCTCGAGGGTGTTTGCGAGCCGGCCGACGTGGTGTCCAACCGGCTCGACCCGTGGCACGGCGCGTGGTTCCACCCGTACTCGTTCACCCAGCTCAAAGTGCTCAGCGCCCCGCCCGCCGACGACGACCTGCCCGACGCGCTGGACCGGTTCGTCGTCGACGTCACGTTCCGCCTGGGCCGCCTCGGCGTCCCGGTGATCGCGGAGTTCACCACCCCGGGGCCGCGCACCGTGTCGATGCGCATCATCGAGGGCGAGGGGCAGGGCAGCGTCGTGGAGACCCACGCGACCCCGCTGGGTCCCGGACCCGACGGCCGGCCCAGGACCGCGGTGGTCGAAGCGGTGATCGCGCACTCGGACCGCACACACTTCGGCAAGGGTCTGGTGGCCGCGCCGCTGATCCGGCCGCTGATGCGGCAGGCGGCCACCAAGCTGTGGCGCGACGACCTGGCCTACGCCGAACGACTCTTCGAGCTGAGGAACTAG
- a CDS encoding alpha/beta fold hydrolase, with the protein MVHHRYATVAGREIFYREAGSPDAPVVVLLHGFPTSSFMFRDLIPELADRYHVIAPDYLGFGYSDAPPVEEFTYTFDALAELTAGLLTQLGITTYAMYVQDYGAPVGWRLALRDPRAVTAIITQNGNGYDDGFVPAGWEAVWNYQREKTPETAAALRQFLSFEATRMQYLAGVPDPSVVSPDTWHHDYALLSRPGNDAIQLALFDDYASNPKLYPALHDYLRTSSVPLLAVWGDKDPFFGPDGARAFARDAVDPEIHLRDGGHFLLESDLPAVTALIRDFLSRRWR; encoded by the coding sequence ATGGTTCATCATCGCTACGCCACGGTGGCCGGCCGCGAGATCTTCTACCGGGAGGCGGGCAGCCCGGACGCTCCGGTCGTCGTGCTGCTGCACGGCTTTCCGACCAGTTCGTTCATGTTCCGCGACCTGATCCCTGAGCTGGCCGACCGCTACCACGTGATCGCGCCGGACTACCTCGGCTTCGGCTACTCCGACGCGCCGCCGGTCGAGGAGTTCACCTACACCTTCGACGCCCTGGCCGAGCTGACCGCAGGCCTGCTCACCCAGCTCGGGATCACGACGTATGCGATGTACGTGCAGGACTACGGCGCCCCCGTGGGGTGGCGGCTGGCGCTGCGCGATCCCCGGGCCGTCACCGCGATCATCACCCAGAACGGCAACGGCTACGACGACGGCTTCGTCCCGGCGGGCTGGGAGGCGGTCTGGAACTACCAGCGCGAGAAGACGCCGGAGACCGCCGCGGCGCTACGGCAGTTCCTGTCCTTCGAGGCCACCCGCATGCAGTATCTCGCGGGGGTGCCCGACCCGAGCGTCGTCAGCCCCGACACTTGGCACCACGACTACGCGCTCCTGTCGCGCCCCGGCAACGACGCGATCCAGCTCGCACTGTTCGACGACTATGCGAGCAACCCCAAGCTCTACCCCGCGCTGCACGACTACTTGCGCACGAGTTCGGTTCCGCTGCTGGCAGTTTGGGGCGACAAGGATCCGTTCTTCGGTCCGGACGGCGCGCGCGCGTTCGCCCGGGACGCCGTCGACCCCGAGATCCATCTGCGCGACGGCGGCCATTTCCTGCTGGAGAGCGATCTGCCCGCGGTGACGGCGCTGATCCGCGACTTCCTGTCCCGCCGCTGGCGGTGA